A section of the Bombus huntii isolate Logan2020A chromosome 5, iyBomHunt1.1, whole genome shotgun sequence genome encodes:
- the LOC126865537 gene encoding uncharacterized protein LOC126865537: MFTTTVFVFTLNALWMMCQAVPLLDMRNSLEQNVLDAVVSSACSSNGGCWKWLPMQEVQKDIPLTPEDLPISKMDIRRETSSLDPNTIIETWGDSSPPLNRKVHQLSLANKQIGNRLSKKDMSRSWGAGGMPFSILYMNPYSPRGNYASTSQQQDLGKTESTTPPIIHPNTRIAVRNGSSTQQRRQYSIIPQLFISYGWGPFGK, from the exons atgtttACGACTACAGTCTTTGTCTTCACATTGAACGCATTGTGGATGATGTGTCAAGCAGTGCCACTGCTTGATATGAGGAACAGTTTGGAGCAAAATGTATTGGATGCTGTGGTCTCCTCTGCATGCTCTTCAAATGGAGGTTGTTGGAAATGGTTACCGATGCAAGAAGTTCAGAAAGATATTCCTTTGACTCCAGAGGACCTCCCCATATCAAA AATGGATATTCGTCGAGAAACTTCAAGTTTAGATCCCAATACGATTATAGAAACATGGGGTGATAGTTCCCCACCACTGAACAGAAAAGTTCACCAATTGTCACTGGCTAACAAGCAAATCGGAAATAGATTGTCGAAGAAAGATATGTCACGTAGTTGGGGTGCTGGCGGCATGCCCTTTTCTATTCTTTATATGAATCCATATAGTCCTCGTGGAAATTATGCCA GTACTTCACAACAACAAGATCTGGGAAAAACTGAAAGTACAACGCCACCTATAATACATCCTAATACTCGCATTGCTGTGCGTAATGGAAGTTCCACGCAACAAAGAAGACAATACTCGATAATACCGCAGCTTTTTATATCATATGGCTGGGGTCCGTTTGGCAAATGA